A genomic segment from Pseudalkalibacillus hwajinpoensis encodes:
- a CDS encoding 3-hydroxyacyl-ACP dehydratase FabZ family protein, giving the protein METVLKHDELMTLRPMEMLLQKPPFLFVDKIVDYDGESIVCSKMLAHNESFFSGHFPNNPVMPGVLLIEMAAQSSLLLTMLQQGEKKPLEGYLVKTEDFTFLSVSEPGDELLAKVKIVKKMGSYHTAQATIRKANDNKKVARGQLVFYLQEGGES; this is encoded by the coding sequence ATGGAAACAGTGCTAAAACATGATGAATTGATGACATTAAGACCGATGGAAATGCTCTTGCAGAAACCTCCTTTTCTTTTCGTGGATAAAATTGTAGATTACGATGGAGAATCAATTGTTTGCAGTAAAATGTTAGCTCATAACGAGTCGTTCTTTTCAGGGCATTTCCCAAATAATCCTGTTATGCCAGGAGTGTTGTTGATTGAAATGGCTGCACAGTCAAGCCTGCTCCTCACGATGCTACAGCAGGGCGAGAAAAAACCGTTGGAAGGATATCTGGTTAAGACTGAGGATTTCACTTTTCTATCGGTTTCAGAGCCTGGGGATGAACTACTAGCTAAAGTGAAGATTGTTAAGAAAATGGGGTCGTACCATACTGCACAGGCAACGATTCGGAAAGCAAATGATAACAAAAAAGTAGCCAGAGGACAATTAGTTTTTTACCTACAGGAAGGAGGAGAATCGTGA